The window tgtcccctcccttggaggatcacactactaagtgaccttcattgatgattcaaccaggaaggtatgggtttattttatgaaaaataaatccgatgtgtttagtgtattcaaaagatggaaagccatggtcgagaatgaaacaaacctcaagttgaagtgtttgaggtccgacaacggcagagaatacaccgatggtgatttcaaacggtactgtgccgataatgggatcaagatgatgaagactattcctggaacgccgcaacaaaatggaatagccgaaagaatgaaccgaacgttgaacgagcgtgctcggagtatgagaatacactctggactgcccaagacattctgggcagatgcagtcaataccgcggcctttttaattaaccgaggaccgtaagttcccttggatttcaaaattccagaagaagtctggagtggcaagaaggtaaatctttcatttctgaaagtgttcggttggttatcatatgttcataatgatgatacggctagaagcaagcttgatccaaaatcaaagaagtgttactttattggctatggtgacaccgagcttgggtaccgattttgggatgaacaaaatcggaagatcatccgaagcaggaatgttgtcttcaacgaagaggtactgtacaaagacaagctgcaaaagaattcagaatgtcaggacaaggaatcagaaatagtcgatttgagggacttttcGACActtgagccgcagccaggtacaaccgaggcagaggaacaaacaatccgagaaggtgctgatgaaagtgctgattctgaaacaaatgaacagatgccaatcacagaactgcgtagatcatctaggatcaggaagccgcttcacaggtactctccatccctcaactacattctactcactgatagaggggagccggaatgtaatgaagaagcaatgcaagtcgatgaatcgactaagtgggagctggcaatgaaggatgagatggattcattatcggcaaatcatacatgggaattatccgagttgccaaaggataaaaaggcattgcaaaacaaatgggtttatcggataaaggaagaacccaatggaagcaagcgttataaagcaaggctggttgcaaagggatttcaacagaaagaaggcattgactatacggagatcttctctcccgtagtcaagatggtgactatcagaactgttcttgggctggtagcaaaggaaaatctacatctgcaacagatggacgtgaaaactgcatttcttcacggtgatctagacgaggaaatctacatgcgacagccggagggattcaaaattaaaggaaaggagaatctggtgtgcaaacttcaaaagagtctgtacggactaaaacaggctccaagacagtggtatttaaagtttgacagctttatgaagaaagctgatttttcaaggtgcgaggcagatcactgctgttacttcaaaaaatttgaagactcgtacatgatactgctactctatgtcgacgacatgctaatcgtaggagcaaacctacaggagattgatcggttgaaaaaagggttatcgaaagagtttgcaatgaaggatttgggagctgcaaagcaaatccttgggatgagaatcgaccgaagcaaggagggcatcaaactctcacaagaagaatatgtgaggaaagttatcaaaaagtttaacatgcatgatgccaagccagtcagcactcccttggctggacactttcggttgtcaaaggatcagtcgccgacaaccgaggatgagaagaagcagatggacaagataccttatgcatctgcaatcggtagtcttatgtatgcaatgatatgtacaaggccagacattgcacatgcagtgggagttgtcagccgatttatgagcaatccgggaaagcaacactgggaggctgtgaagtggatattcagatatctgaaaggcagctcgagttcagctctgtatttccgaaaatcaaaaacaggattgcaagggtatgttgatgctgacaacgatggtgatattgatagcagaaagagcacatccgggtatgtttacaccttcggaggtactgcaatctcttgggtttccaagttgcaaaagatagtagctctctctagttgtgaggctgagtacgttgctgtgacggaggccacaaaggaaatgatgtggctacaatcttttctgcgggaattggatcaggaccacgagggaagtgtgttatattgtgatagccaaagtgccattcatttggcaaagaacccggtctaccatgctcgaacgaagcacatacaactccggtaccatttcattagatcaactttgaaagatggagcgctagtgcttgagaagatcgcagggagtcagaatccagcagacatgctgacaaaggcaatgacgatagacaaactgaagctatgctcagcttcagttggcctgcacgaagtatgaaactaggaaagagctgctgcatcgatcaaagtgtgaagacaaattaaaattagtcttcaagtgggagatttgttgggtgtggaattggccaaacaagtcaattcttttgttcacatagtcgtgatgtaagcgcttacctcatgatagtcgtgatgtaagcgcttacctcatcgtaggaaattcattcctataaataggtagcttatggttcatttgtaaaacacaccaaaattgaagaagacaacacatcccaaagagagaaaaaaaaactaagagaaatactcttagtgaaaggcctaagtaagagaaggtctttgagagaattttctgtggtaaaattcttgagtgtaattgggattggggttgtgaggttgagtgttgtaaacacttgtaatatttcttctttaataagatccgcagcagcaacgtggacgtagctctcacattgagggtgaaccactataaatttgtgtgtgctatttattcttcgcttacatcacggcgtaagtaggttctgtctaaggaggttggtatttaagtggtccagctgtgaccctccaatttttcctgggaacctgcttacaaaggtcggatttgggattcaaatcctaacagttCGCACCCTTTAATGCCCATGGATCTACCTTCAGTACTTCTACCTTTTTGGAACCCCATAATTCAGTAAAATGAAAAGTGCCTTAAGACCATGTTTATGTCCCAGAAAATAAGAGAGAAAAATGCTACATGCAAATTGAATGTCAAACAAAGAGAATACATTAGGTACCAACAAAAACTGTATTTACACAATTAGAGGAtgtaaaaaaaatgtaaaatttcTCAAACAGCTAAGATGAGACTCTTTCAGATACTAGCTAACATCATTCAATAAGAAATAATACGAAAGAAGAAAACAATGATGAACAAACAGGGCAAATAACACATGTATTAGTTCTCAGTACATATTAACATGGCTTTGTGAACACGGTAGAAAAATCATGGAACAAATTTGAGGTGACAGGAAACCAGATTTCATATGGCCAGCAAAATGAAAATTGATAGGCTGGAATATACAAGTCTTGACAACATTGATAGAGAAAATCAGAGGGACTGTACAAGCTAATGCTGCTGGACAAAGAAGCAGAAAATCTTTTCAACCACACATAGTTCAGAAGTCAGATTTAAccttaatagcctgtttggccaagcttatttttcccccaaaagtacttatttttttaataagtacttatttttaaaaaagtgaggtgtttggtcaagcttttgggagaaaataagtgcttttagggagtagcagaaacagtttttcagaagctaaaaaaaatagcttttgcccaaaaacacttttttgaaaagtacttttaaaaaaaatacacatagaagcactatttaaaagcttggccaaacactaattgctgctcaaaagtactttttaaattaattggccaaacacaaactgcttttagccaaaaatacttttttaaaaagtacttttaaaaaaagtacattttaaaataaactgtttttagaagcttggccaaacaggctattaactCCTAAGAAAAATGGAGCCAAGAGTTGAAAGATTTCAAATCCATTAGTTTGATTACTAGTATATATAAAATTAGCCAAATTGATGGAAAAAGATTTGAAACAGGTTATCAGCAACGTGGACAGAAACTAGTTGGCATTCACTAAAAATTATACAAATAATGGACACGGCATTAAGCCATTAATAGCAAATGAGGCTTTGGATtcgggaaaaaaaagaaaagaaaagaagacgACGGAGCACTTGGCTATTGATAAAGCTGGACATATAGAAGGTGTACAAACCATGTAAATTAGGATTTTTGATGAATTCGATGGTAGATATGTTTTGGAAACAAGAGAAATTGGATAAAGTTTTACACATCGACTATCAAATTCTCAATTTTGATAAATGATACACCTGTAGGTTTTTTCTCTGCTCATAGGAGTTTAAGGCAAggtgacccttttttttttttttaaatttactttttattttagTTATGGAGAGATTCGGTAGAATGACTAGCAAGGCAACACAGCTTGGCTGGATAAAATGCTTTCAAGTAGATACAAGAGGCCAAGGATCGATGATGATATCACATCTCTTTTATGTAGATGATACACTTATAATGTGCGAAGCAAATGAGAGCAAGTGTTGTAGCTGAAGACAGTCTTACTATTGTTTGAAGCTGTATCAGGTTTACAAGTAAATTATGCCGAGTCATATTTTCCCGGTAATAACACAAAGTCGGTAGAACTGCTGGGATGCAATGTGGAACAATTACCAACCAAAGACTTGGGAAAGCTACTAGGTCCCAATCTGGAAAAGTGTGAGAAGACTCTCTCAAATTGGAACAATATTTATCCTTAGGAGGAAGATTAATCCTAACCAATAGTGTGTTGGACGCACTTTCTATCTATATTATATCTCTATTTCCAATACCAAGGAAGACAGAAAAGAGAATGGATGAGTTAAGGAAAGATTTCTAGTGGAACGGTAATAGAGAGAAGAAAGCCTTCAACCTAGTCAAATGGGAAAAAGTGACAAGGAAGAGGGAAGGGAAACAGGAGTAAAAACATAGGATACACAACAATAGTCTCCTTACGAAGTGGCTTTGGAGGTTCTCCAATGAGGAAGAAGAAATGTGGAAGCAATTGATCGCAGAAAAATACGAAGGTTCCTAACTATACTTATGGAGTtggaaatatatcagaaacttaTAGGGGCAAGTTCTCAGAGCACATTCACACTAAAATTAGAGATGGTAGAAAAACCCTCTTCTGGCAAGATAGGTGGATAGGGAACACCCGATTTGAGGAGCCATTTCCCAGGATTTTCAGCTTTGCAGCAATAGAAGTGTATTAGTATCCACAAGAATGGAAATACCTTTGGAAAGAAGGAGTAATGACTGAAATGAGCCAATTTTTGCAAGTGAATGAAGGATGTAAGAAGCTGAGAGGATGCTAAGTTTCCTCAGTTCATTTCAACAaagtgaatttttattttttgtaactGCATATCCTAAAAACCCCCTATGCGCTACAAATGATAAAATTCtttattacttatcaaaaaaTATGCCAATTACTCATATGAGGAAACTTGGTGAACTTCCACATTACTCTTGGCATGTTTTTAGATCAAGTAAACTGCAGAAATAATGTATTAAGCTTATCTTCTTGTTTTTGAAGCAAATACACTAAAAACGGCATTAAGAAAAGAAATGAAGCAGAAATTTGTCATCAGTTGCTTCGCTTTGACATAAAACGCGATATTAGTGGACTTATAACGTGTACACATAAGGAAATTCAccactattattattttttaaatcagTATGGTCACAATTTTCTCATTTTAAGAGTGCAATAACATTTGATTCTAAGAAAAAGAAGACTGGTAAAAGAACTCAAATATTAAAGTTGATGTACCTCCTCAACAGGCTGCCTAGAAAGCTCAAGCAATGTTTGAATTGCCATCAGCTTCTGCAATTGCATTGGGTGTCATTTCTTTTGCAGGGATAACAAGGAAATTGTATCACAGTGATAACGTAGCCAAATAAACTGAGCAAAAGAAATATTCACTTCTTATTTTCCGAGTGAAGCTCTGGTATCATGTCAAGGACGGAAGAATTCTCCCTTATAATGCTTACCAGTATATCAGCTGTAGTTGCATCAAATGAGAAGCCCCTTCCAGTCATTTCCCGCATGAAAGTTGTCATTTCACTAATTTTGCTGCACCTGAGAAATCCTTGCACAATAACATTGTAAGTGACATTGTTTGGAAAACCGTTGTTGTCCTCCATTTTACTTAGAATATCTTTAGCTTCATCAAACAACCCTTCAAGACAAAATCCATTCATCATTGCATTGTATATTGTCACATCCGGAAGCAATCCCATTAAAGGAGGCTTCTCGAAAATAGCATGAGCTTCGTTAAGTTTACCATTTTTGCACAATCCATTAATGACAACATTATAAAATTCAATATTTGCATTTTCTATCTTTTTTCCCAACTTATTAAAGAGTGATACAGCTTCTTCAACAAGTCCATACTTAAAATAACCATTGACCAAAGTGCCATAAGTATATAAATCAGGTACGAACTCCGCAGATAGCATCTCGGCATAAATCTTTTTTGCATCGCCAATTCTTCCAACTTCAAATAAACCTTGCAAGATAGTATTGTACGTAAAGATATCAGGTTTTGTTCCCTTTTGAGAAATTTCACCAAGCAATTGCATGGCCTCATCCAGTTTCTTTTCCCTACGGTATCCATTTATTAATATGT is drawn from Lycium barbarum isolate Lr01 chromosome 8, ASM1917538v2, whole genome shotgun sequence and contains these coding sequences:
- the LOC132607671 gene encoding putative pentatricopeptide repeat-containing protein At1g12700, mitochondrial — encoded protein: MHRADSAFSVLAIHLKNDIPFDVVTFTTLIRGLFAENKVKDAVELFKKLGNAKPNVYTYSIVIDALCKDGNLDIAINLLNVMKMKGIPPDIVTYGSLIDGWCKLSQWEKFRSLFSEMVNLNIYPDVRTFTMVIDGLCKEGKVEDAEELMKHMVEKGAEPNIFTYNAIMDGYCLCGQLNRAKRVFDSMKDQNIERDIISYNILINGYRREKKLDEAMQLLGEISQKGTKPDIFTYNTILQGLFEVGRIGDAKKIYAEMLSAEFVPDLYTYGTLVNGYFKYGLVEEAVSLFNKLGKKIENANIEFYNVVINGLCKNGKLNEAHAIFEKPPLMGLLPDVTIYNAMMNGFCLEGLFDEAKDILSKMEDNNGFPNNVTYNVIVQGFLRCSKISEMTTFMREMTGRGFSFDATTADILKLMAIQTLLELSRQPVEEVFPFLWILIHFYCCKAENPGKWLLKSGVPYPPILPEEGFSTISNFSVNVL